A genomic segment from Toxotes jaculatrix isolate fToxJac2 chromosome 6, fToxJac2.pri, whole genome shotgun sequence encodes:
- the loxl5a gene encoding lysyl oxidase-like 5a isoform X2, giving the protein MENFAFLLIFLLDVLVCLGTGQQHLRARVGPWRHQIQWENNGQLYSLLSTGTQYRSPAQARRRTQLLLTSKNSFNQVNPPVASVRSTRSRSGDLQDAAGARSQQNDLSQTDASVLGADAGQYLLASGRPGEQSQSAPRMASAGEAVALGYRSHQAPSNSSAAAFTSIQEFSGSGVLRGGRSTAGDDAGAQQVAASPVRSPGFTHNRGGRITSENSDSSARSPSPSGWVTMAEDSGNARRFPQQTSLGDARSSQRAHTLTRVTPEPNVSPTAMSSNAVEIHFTRPRPDAIRTTDTSDPRDPHSIHHRNSVFYNVYPADRRNRVTARLPPGTGYGTRFFHNGLPDLVPDPYYIQAASYIQRVQMYALRCAAEENCLSRSAYHPSVSDLDYRVLLRFPQRVKNQGTADFLPVRPRHEWEWHSCHQHYHSMEAFSNYDLLDVSTGQKVAEGHKASFCLEDTSCDPGIRRRFACTAHTQGLGPGCYDTYHANIDCQWIDITDVPPGNYILKVTVNPSQLVQESDFSNNEVRCDIRYTGIYVQARNCRITV; this is encoded by the exons ATGGAGAATTTTGCGTTTTTACTGATTTTCCTACTTGATGTTTTGGTGTGTTTGGGAACTGGTCAACAACATTTACGCGCACGTGTAGGACCGTGGAGACACCAGATTCAGTGGGAGAATAACGGTCAGCTGTACAGTCTACTCAGCACCGGGACTCAATACCGCTCCCCCGCGCAGGCTAGAAGACGCACCCAGCTTTTACTAACTtctaaaaacagttttaaccaAGTTAACCCTCCTGTTGCTTCAGTTAGATCCACCAGAAGCAGATCTGGAGACCTCCAGGACGCAGCCGGGGCTCGGTCTCAACAAAACGACCTCAGTCAAACGGATGCATCGGTTCTCGGTGCTGATGCAGGTCAGTATTTACTCGCCTCAGGGCGACCAGGGGAACAGAGTCAGTCCGCACCGCGCATGGCCTCTGCCGGGGAGGCTGTGGCTTTGGGATACCGTTCACACCAGGCTCCATCAAATAGCAGCGCTGCCGCTTTCACTTCCATCCAGGAGTTCTCCGGCAGCGGAGTCCTACGAGGTGGCCGGAGTACAGCTGGAGATGACGCTGGTGCACAACAGGTAGCTGCGTCACCGGTAAGATCACCGGGCTTTACGCACAACCGAGGCGGTCGGATAACATCTGAGAACTCGGATTCAAGTGCACGATCACCTTCCCCATCTGGATGGGTCACCATGGCTGAGGATAGTGGGAATGCACGTCGCTTCCCCCAGCAAACCAGTCTGGGTGATGCTCGCAGCTCGCAAAGAGCGCACACGCTGACCAGGGTCACACCGGAGCCAAATGTTTCTCCCACAGCGATGTCCAGCAACGCCGTAGAAATACACTTTACCCGACCAAGGCCGGATGCAATACGAACTACAGACACCAGTGACCCACGAGATCCACACAGTATTCACCACAGGAACTCGGTTTTCTATAATGTTTACCCGGCGGACCGCAGAAACAGGGTCACTGCGCGCCTTCCACCAGGAACCGGCTATGGCACCAGATTCTTCCACAATG gtctCCCAGACTTGGTTCCTGACCCCTATTACATCCAAGCTGCCTCTTACATCCAGAGAGTGCAGATGTATGCACTTCGCTGTGCTGCTGAAGAGAACTGTCTATCCAG GTCTGCGTATCATCCGAGTGTGAGCGACCTCGACTACAGAGTGCTGCTGCGGTTCCCACAGCGAGTGAAGAATCAAGGAACAGCAGATTTCCTCCCAGTGAGGCCCCGACATGAGTGGGAATGGCACAGCTGTCACCA aCATTACCACAGTATGGAGGCCTTCAGTAACTATGACCTGCTGGACGTCTCCACTGGACAGAAGGTGGCTGAGGGACACAAGGCCAGTTTCTGTCTGGAGGACACATCATGTGACCCGGGAATACGACGGCGCTTTGCCTGCACCGCTCACACACAG GGGCTTGGTCCCGGTTGCTACGATACATATCACGCAAACATCGACTGCCAGTGGATCGACATCACTGATGTACCACCTGGAAACTACATACTCAAG GTGACAGTGAATCCTTCTCAGCTGGTCCAGGAGTCTGACTTTTCCAACAATGAGGTTCGCTGTGACATCAGGTACACAGGAATCTACGTCCAGGCAAGAAACTGCAGGATTACTGT CTGA
- the loxl5a gene encoding lysyl oxidase-like 5a isoform X1, with the protein MENFAFLLIFLLDVLVCLGTGQQHLRARVGPWRHQIQWENNGQLYSLLSTGTQYRSPAQARRRTQLLLTSKNSFNQVNPPVASVRSTRSRSGDLQDAAGARSQQNDLSQTDASVLGADAGQYLLASGRPGEQSQSAPRMASAGEAVALGYRSHQAPSNSSAAAFTSIQEFSGSGVLRGGRSTAGDDAGAQQVAASPVRSPGFTHNRGGRITSENSDSSARSPSPSGWVTMAEDSGNARRFPQQTSLGDARSSQRAHTLTRVTPEPNVSPTAMSSNAVEIHFTRPRPDAIRTTDTSDPRDPHSIHHRNSVFYNVYPADRRNRVTARLPPGTGYGTRFFHNGLPDLVPDPYYIQAASYIQRVQMYALRCAAEENCLSRSAYHPSVSDLDYRVLLRFPQRVKNQGTADFLPVRPRHEWEWHSCHQHYHSMEAFSNYDLLDVSTGQKVAEGHKASFCLEDTSCDPGIRRRFACTAHTQGLGPGCYDTYHANIDCQWIDITDVPPGNYILKVTVNPSQLVQESDFSNNEVRCDIRYTGIYVQARNCRITVS; encoded by the exons ATGGAGAATTTTGCGTTTTTACTGATTTTCCTACTTGATGTTTTGGTGTGTTTGGGAACTGGTCAACAACATTTACGCGCACGTGTAGGACCGTGGAGACACCAGATTCAGTGGGAGAATAACGGTCAGCTGTACAGTCTACTCAGCACCGGGACTCAATACCGCTCCCCCGCGCAGGCTAGAAGACGCACCCAGCTTTTACTAACTtctaaaaacagttttaaccaAGTTAACCCTCCTGTTGCTTCAGTTAGATCCACCAGAAGCAGATCTGGAGACCTCCAGGACGCAGCCGGGGCTCGGTCTCAACAAAACGACCTCAGTCAAACGGATGCATCGGTTCTCGGTGCTGATGCAGGTCAGTATTTACTCGCCTCAGGGCGACCAGGGGAACAGAGTCAGTCCGCACCGCGCATGGCCTCTGCCGGGGAGGCTGTGGCTTTGGGATACCGTTCACACCAGGCTCCATCAAATAGCAGCGCTGCCGCTTTCACTTCCATCCAGGAGTTCTCCGGCAGCGGAGTCCTACGAGGTGGCCGGAGTACAGCTGGAGATGACGCTGGTGCACAACAGGTAGCTGCGTCACCGGTAAGATCACCGGGCTTTACGCACAACCGAGGCGGTCGGATAACATCTGAGAACTCGGATTCAAGTGCACGATCACCTTCCCCATCTGGATGGGTCACCATGGCTGAGGATAGTGGGAATGCACGTCGCTTCCCCCAGCAAACCAGTCTGGGTGATGCTCGCAGCTCGCAAAGAGCGCACACGCTGACCAGGGTCACACCGGAGCCAAATGTTTCTCCCACAGCGATGTCCAGCAACGCCGTAGAAATACACTTTACCCGACCAAGGCCGGATGCAATACGAACTACAGACACCAGTGACCCACGAGATCCACACAGTATTCACCACAGGAACTCGGTTTTCTATAATGTTTACCCGGCGGACCGCAGAAACAGGGTCACTGCGCGCCTTCCACCAGGAACCGGCTATGGCACCAGATTCTTCCACAATG gtctCCCAGACTTGGTTCCTGACCCCTATTACATCCAAGCTGCCTCTTACATCCAGAGAGTGCAGATGTATGCACTTCGCTGTGCTGCTGAAGAGAACTGTCTATCCAG GTCTGCGTATCATCCGAGTGTGAGCGACCTCGACTACAGAGTGCTGCTGCGGTTCCCACAGCGAGTGAAGAATCAAGGAACAGCAGATTTCCTCCCAGTGAGGCCCCGACATGAGTGGGAATGGCACAGCTGTCACCA aCATTACCACAGTATGGAGGCCTTCAGTAACTATGACCTGCTGGACGTCTCCACTGGACAGAAGGTGGCTGAGGGACACAAGGCCAGTTTCTGTCTGGAGGACACATCATGTGACCCGGGAATACGACGGCGCTTTGCCTGCACCGCTCACACACAG GGGCTTGGTCCCGGTTGCTACGATACATATCACGCAAACATCGACTGCCAGTGGATCGACATCACTGATGTACCACCTGGAAACTACATACTCAAG GTGACAGTGAATCCTTCTCAGCTGGTCCAGGAGTCTGACTTTTCCAACAATGAGGTTCGCTGTGACATCAGGTACACAGGAATCTACGTCCAGGCAAGAAACTGCAGGATTACTGT AAGCTGA
- the loxl5a gene encoding lysyl oxidase-like 5a isoform X4 yields the protein MPQTKRSAYHPSVSDLDYRVLLRFPQRVKNQGTADFLPVRPRHEWEWHSCHQHYHSMEAFSNYDLLDVSTGQKVAEGHKASFCLEDTSCDPGIRRRFACTAHTQGLGPGCYDTYHANIDCQWIDITDVPPGNYILKVTVNPSQLVQESDFSNNEVRCDIRYTGIYVQARNCRITKLT from the exons ATGCCACAAACAAAAAG GTCTGCGTATCATCCGAGTGTGAGCGACCTCGACTACAGAGTGCTGCTGCGGTTCCCACAGCGAGTGAAGAATCAAGGAACAGCAGATTTCCTCCCAGTGAGGCCCCGACATGAGTGGGAATGGCACAGCTGTCACCA aCATTACCACAGTATGGAGGCCTTCAGTAACTATGACCTGCTGGACGTCTCCACTGGACAGAAGGTGGCTGAGGGACACAAGGCCAGTTTCTGTCTGGAGGACACATCATGTGACCCGGGAATACGACGGCGCTTTGCCTGCACCGCTCACACACAG GGGCTTGGTCCCGGTTGCTACGATACATATCACGCAAACATCGACTGCCAGTGGATCGACATCACTGATGTACCACCTGGAAACTACATACTCAAG GTGACAGTGAATCCTTCTCAGCTGGTCCAGGAGTCTGACTTTTCCAACAATGAGGTTCGCTGTGACATCAGGTACACAGGAATCTACGTCCAGGCAAGAAACTGCAGGATTACT AAGCTGACCTGA
- the loxl5a gene encoding lysyl oxidase-like 5a isoform X3: MVSEGQEGAQHAARSAYHPSVSDLDYRVLLRFPQRVKNQGTADFLPVRPRHEWEWHSCHQHYHSMEAFSNYDLLDVSTGQKVAEGHKASFCLEDTSCDPGIRRRFACTAHTQGLGPGCYDTYHANIDCQWIDITDVPPGNYILKVTVNPSQLVQESDFSNNEVRCDIRYTGIYVQARNCRITKLT; encoded by the exons ATGGTCAGTGAAGGACAAGAAGGAGCTCAGCATGCAGCAAG GTCTGCGTATCATCCGAGTGTGAGCGACCTCGACTACAGAGTGCTGCTGCGGTTCCCACAGCGAGTGAAGAATCAAGGAACAGCAGATTTCCTCCCAGTGAGGCCCCGACATGAGTGGGAATGGCACAGCTGTCACCA aCATTACCACAGTATGGAGGCCTTCAGTAACTATGACCTGCTGGACGTCTCCACTGGACAGAAGGTGGCTGAGGGACACAAGGCCAGTTTCTGTCTGGAGGACACATCATGTGACCCGGGAATACGACGGCGCTTTGCCTGCACCGCTCACACACAG GGGCTTGGTCCCGGTTGCTACGATACATATCACGCAAACATCGACTGCCAGTGGATCGACATCACTGATGTACCACCTGGAAACTACATACTCAAG GTGACAGTGAATCCTTCTCAGCTGGTCCAGGAGTCTGACTTTTCCAACAATGAGGTTCGCTGTGACATCAGGTACACAGGAATCTACGTCCAGGCAAGAAACTGCAGGATTACT AAGCTGACCTGA